A genome region from Macrotis lagotis isolate mMagLag1 chromosome 4, bilby.v1.9.chrom.fasta, whole genome shotgun sequence includes the following:
- the PLAU gene encoding urokinase-type plasminogen activator isoform X1, with the protein MRVSLASLLLWALASGCRALSKQDHAPDSADCGCLNHGVCISYKYFKIHRCACPRDFSGEHCEIDSSQKCYQDNGHSYRGMVDQDIWGKTCLKWNSAVLASKDYNAYRPDAIQLGLGKHNYCRNPNNQRKPWCYVQVGRMQVMRECKVPQCASEQEEFQCGHKSMTPRFKIVGGNTAPIESQPWFAAIYRRYRGGSTSFVCGGALISACWVVSAAHCFTELKKGESYFLYLGQSKLKSETHGEMQFEIEKLISHENFSQGKTAYHNDIALLKIRSKTGKCAEPSRTVQTICLPPAYDDIPFGSECEIAGFGLEMHNDYLYSEYLKMAVVKPISYKECQQPQYYGSEITSQMVCAAHPQWKSDACQGDSGGPLVCPTDGRMTLVGVVSWGIGCASMNKPGVYARVSHFLPWIQAHTNLPGPI; encoded by the exons ATGAGGGTCTCACTCGCCTCGCTGCTTCTCTGGGCACTGGCCTCGGGCTGCAGA gCTCTGAGCAAACAGGACCACGCACCTGATTCAG CAGATTGCGGCTGCTTGAACCACGGCGTGTGCATATCCTACAAGTACTTCAAGATTCATCGCTGCGCCTGCCCGCGAGACTTCTCTGGGGAGCACTGCGAGATAG ACAGTTCACAAAAGTGCTACCAAGATAATGGTCACTCTTACAGAGGAATGGTCGACCAAGACATATGGGGCAAAACTTGTTTGAAGTGGAATTCAGCTGTCTTGGCCTCCAAAGACTACAATGCCTACCGACCAGATGCCATCCAGCTGGGTTTGGGGAAGCACAATTACTGCAG AAACCCAAACAACCAGAGAAAACCATGGTGTTATGTGCAGGTTGGCAGGATGCAGGTTATGCGAGAGTGCAAGGTGCCACAGTGTGCCTCTG AACAAGAAGAATTCCAGTGTGGTCATAAATCAATGACACCCCGCTTCAAGATTGTTGGGGGAAACACGGCACCCATCGAGAGCCAGCCTTGGTTTGCTGCCATCTATAGACGCTATCGAGGAGGCAGTACTTCCTTTGTTTGTGGGGGTGCCCTCATCAGTGCCTGCTGGGTGGTCAGCGCTGCACACTGCTTCAC GGAGCTTAAAAAGGGGGAGAGCTACTTTCTCTACCTGGGCCAGTCAAAGCTTAAATCTGAGACCCATGGAGAGATGCAGTTTGAAATTGAGAAGCTAATTTCTCATGAGAATTTCAGCCAGGGAAAAACTGCTTATCACAATGATATTG CCCTCCTAAAGATCCGTTCCAAAACTGGCAAATGTGCAGAACCCTCTAGGACTGTGCAAACCATATGCCTCCCCCCTGCATATGATGATATTCCCTTTGGCAGCGAGTGTGAGATTGCTGGTTTCGGATTGGAAATGCATA ATGACTACCTCTATTCAGAATATCTCAAGATGGCAGTTGTGAAGCCAATTTCATACAAGGAATGTCAACAACCTCAATACTATGGCTCTGAAATCACCTCCCAGATGGTGTGTGCTGCTCATCCTCAGTGGAAGTCAGATGCCTGCCAG GGAGACTCAGGCGGACCTCTAGTCTGCCCCACTGATGGCCGTATGACTTTGGTTGGTGTGGTGAGCTGGGGCATTGGCTGTGCCTCAATGAACAAGCCCGGTGTTTATGCTCGTGTCTCTCACTTCCTACCTTGGATCCAGGCCCACACAAACCTTCCTGGTCCCATCTGA
- the PLAU gene encoding urokinase-type plasminogen activator isoform X2: MRVSLASLLLWALASGCRALSKQDHAPDSDCGCLNHGVCISYKYFKIHRCACPRDFSGEHCEIDSSQKCYQDNGHSYRGMVDQDIWGKTCLKWNSAVLASKDYNAYRPDAIQLGLGKHNYCRNPNNQRKPWCYVQVGRMQVMRECKVPQCASEQEEFQCGHKSMTPRFKIVGGNTAPIESQPWFAAIYRRYRGGSTSFVCGGALISACWVVSAAHCFTELKKGESYFLYLGQSKLKSETHGEMQFEIEKLISHENFSQGKTAYHNDIALLKIRSKTGKCAEPSRTVQTICLPPAYDDIPFGSECEIAGFGLEMHNDYLYSEYLKMAVVKPISYKECQQPQYYGSEITSQMVCAAHPQWKSDACQGDSGGPLVCPTDGRMTLVGVVSWGIGCASMNKPGVYARVSHFLPWIQAHTNLPGPI, from the exons ATGAGGGTCTCACTCGCCTCGCTGCTTCTCTGGGCACTGGCCTCGGGCTGCAGA gCTCTGAGCAAACAGGACCACGCACCTGATTCAG ATTGCGGCTGCTTGAACCACGGCGTGTGCATATCCTACAAGTACTTCAAGATTCATCGCTGCGCCTGCCCGCGAGACTTCTCTGGGGAGCACTGCGAGATAG ACAGTTCACAAAAGTGCTACCAAGATAATGGTCACTCTTACAGAGGAATGGTCGACCAAGACATATGGGGCAAAACTTGTTTGAAGTGGAATTCAGCTGTCTTGGCCTCCAAAGACTACAATGCCTACCGACCAGATGCCATCCAGCTGGGTTTGGGGAAGCACAATTACTGCAG AAACCCAAACAACCAGAGAAAACCATGGTGTTATGTGCAGGTTGGCAGGATGCAGGTTATGCGAGAGTGCAAGGTGCCACAGTGTGCCTCTG AACAAGAAGAATTCCAGTGTGGTCATAAATCAATGACACCCCGCTTCAAGATTGTTGGGGGAAACACGGCACCCATCGAGAGCCAGCCTTGGTTTGCTGCCATCTATAGACGCTATCGAGGAGGCAGTACTTCCTTTGTTTGTGGGGGTGCCCTCATCAGTGCCTGCTGGGTGGTCAGCGCTGCACACTGCTTCAC GGAGCTTAAAAAGGGGGAGAGCTACTTTCTCTACCTGGGCCAGTCAAAGCTTAAATCTGAGACCCATGGAGAGATGCAGTTTGAAATTGAGAAGCTAATTTCTCATGAGAATTTCAGCCAGGGAAAAACTGCTTATCACAATGATATTG CCCTCCTAAAGATCCGTTCCAAAACTGGCAAATGTGCAGAACCCTCTAGGACTGTGCAAACCATATGCCTCCCCCCTGCATATGATGATATTCCCTTTGGCAGCGAGTGTGAGATTGCTGGTTTCGGATTGGAAATGCATA ATGACTACCTCTATTCAGAATATCTCAAGATGGCAGTTGTGAAGCCAATTTCATACAAGGAATGTCAACAACCTCAATACTATGGCTCTGAAATCACCTCCCAGATGGTGTGTGCTGCTCATCCTCAGTGGAAGTCAGATGCCTGCCAG GGAGACTCAGGCGGACCTCTAGTCTGCCCCACTGATGGCCGTATGACTTTGGTTGGTGTGGTGAGCTGGGGCATTGGCTGTGCCTCAATGAACAAGCCCGGTGTTTATGCTCGTGTCTCTCACTTCCTACCTTGGATCCAGGCCCACACAAACCTTCCTGGTCCCATCTGA